One region of Wyeomyia smithii strain HCP4-BCI-WySm-NY-G18 chromosome 3, ASM2978416v1, whole genome shotgun sequence genomic DNA includes:
- the LOC129729591 gene encoding zinc finger FYVE domain-containing protein 1-like isoform X1 has protein sequence MGRKINRGGFSPQPDVISGSGINISDVPPMVSLDIYKVDDDPKDERAMSFLLMDEKENLQLESGEDFCKKLGVAADAKIKVVSVFGNTGDGKSHTLNHAFFNGHEIFKTSAEQSSCTMGIWAAFNPNNNVICLDTEGLLGETGNKYRQTRMLLKVLAISDIIVYRTRSERLRTDMYEFLGMASKAFTKYFSTALHKLALSSSPQSLGPAVIIFHETLNTEVLKEDDEGRKEEDIIRERFGRSKLELTAYSSLRYVGIKTSQPPTNFDSLRNALICELRNTTVRSPRQPTLVFEALNALNAKFNGELSSASNHIFPEQYFTCMTKCKSCKIRCQLSMGHLDYKEDHKCASTCKYQHQFENKVYLCNKCYVNGRQVVVDIKTQTNNDSSWLGLAKYAWSGSVIECPYCGEIYRSRQHWYGNKPPEQTSVRPEIVHIWSDGGLQTRGPTHSAQLVLDSVTYITDTLASFGEQPTKSIKSWMTDKIRPTYWRPDSEIIHCKSCICNFERLELKKHHCRNCGEGFCNACSKHKMPVIGRGWDYPVRVCNGCRDELMKLQRSNGTTEIVNPRVTSCNTEPDTTSSAGSNINNNNNNGATTGDAEADVIARKLAEAVCNTFSKIGAVVEYPKDFIKESARPSYWVPDSEAPHCHSCKLVFGCPEELNGKQTVQQRSVTGNTTPASPQSPSQSSFLAIDRRRHHCRACGNAVCAECSKHQRPVPERGWLNEVRVCDKCFSNSN, from the exons ATGGGCCGGAAG ATCAACAGGGGTGGATTTTCGCCTCAACCGGATGTGATCTCGGGTTCCGGTATCAACATATCCGATGTGCCGCCGATGGTTTCGCTCGATATTTATAAGGTTGATGATGACCCAAAGGATGAACGTGCCATGAGTTTCCTGCTAATGGACGAAAAGGAGAACTTGCAGCTCGAATCTGGAGAAGATTTCTGCAAAAAGTTGGGTGTGGCAGCAGATGCCAAAATCAAGGTAGTCTCTGTTTTCGGAAACACCGGCGATGGCAAAAGTCACACACTTAATCATGCCTTTTTTAACGGACATGAAATTTTCAAGACTTCAGCCGAACAAAGTAGCTGCACAATGGGAATTTGGGCTGCGTTTAATCCGAATAACAACGTAATCTGCCTAGATACTGAGGGGTTATTGGGTGAAACGGGCAACAAGTACCGACAAACGAGAATGTTACTGAAGGTTCTAGCCATATCGGATATTATTGTTTATCGGACGCGATCGGAGCGACTCCGAACGGATATGTACGAATTTTTAGGAATGGCTTCGAAAGCGTTCACCAAATACTTTTCAACTGCCCTACATAAGCTGGCCCTATCCAGTTCCCCGCAATCGCTTGGACCTGCGGTTATAATATTCCATGAAACGCTCAATACCGAAGTTTTAAAGGAAGACGACGAGGGTAGAAAAGAAGAGGACATTATTAGGGAACGATTTGGTAGGTCAAAGCTCGAGTTGACGGCATACAGCTCACTGCGGTATGTCGGGATCAAAACAAGTCAGCCACCGACGAATTTCGATTCGCTTAGGAATGCACTGATATGTGAGCTGAGAAACACAACCGTACGTTCCCCCAGGCAGCCTACGCTCGTGTTCGAGGCACTCAACGCATTGAATGCAAAGTTTAACGGAGAACTGTCATCTGCTTCGAACCACATCTTCCCGGAGCAGTATTTCACTTGCATGACGAAATGTAAAAGCTGCAAAATTCGCTGCCAGCTATCGATGGGTCACCTCGACTACAAGGAGGACCACAAATGTGCTAGCACGTGTAAATACCAGCACCAGTTCGAGAACAAAGTCTACCTGTGCAATAAGTGCTACGTGAACGGCCGACAGGTGGTTGTCGATATCAAAACTCAAACTAACAACGATTCCTCCTGGTTGGGGCTTGCCAAGTACGCCTGGAGTGGATCGGTTATTGAGTGTCCGTACTGTGGGGAGATTTATCGCTCCCGGCAGCACTGGTACGGAAACAAGCCACCGGAGCAAACGTCGGTCAG ACCCGAAATCGTGCATATCTGGAGTGATGGTGGACTACAGACCCGCGGTCCGACTCATTCGGCTCAACTAGTCTTGGACAGCGTTACCTATATCACCGATACATTGGCTAGCTTCGGCGAACAGCCCACAAAATCGATCAAATCCTGGATGACGGATAAAATTCGCCCCACCTACTGGCGACCAGACAGTGAAATTATT CACTGCAAGAGTTGCATCTGCAACTTCGAACGGCTCGAGCTGAAGAAGCATCACTGCCGCAACTGTGGAGAGGGATTCTGCAACGCATGTTCTAAGCACAAAATGCCTGTTATTGGGCGCGGCTGGGACTATCCAGTACGGGTTTGCAATGGTTGCCGGGATGAGCTAATGAAGTTACAACGGTCCAACGGAACGACAGAGATCGTCAACCCTCGAG TCACTAGCTGCAATACTGAACCGGATACGACATCTTCTGCAGGCAgtaacatcaacaacaacaacaacaacggtgCCACTACGGGAGATGCTGAGGCCGATGTGATTGCGCGAAAGTTGGCCGAAGCGGTCTGCAATACGTTTAGCAAAATCGGTGCAGTTGTGGAGTATCCAAAAG ATTTCATCAAAGAATCCGCACGGCCCTCGTATTGGGTTCCAGACTCCGAAGCTCCCCACTGCCACTCATGCAAGTTGGTGTTCGGCTGCCCAGAGGAACTCAATGGCAAGCAAACCGTTCAGCAGCGGAGTGTGACCGGTAACACAACCCCGGCATCCCCACAGTCGCCCTCACAGTCCTCCTTTCTCGCCATCGACCGACGGAGACATCACTGCCGAGCCTGCGGGAATGCCGTTTGTGCCGAATGTTCAAAACACCAGCGACCCGTGCCTGAGCGTGGGTGGCTGAACGAGGTGCGTGTTTGCGACAAATGTTTTTCCAACAGTaattag
- the LOC129729591 gene encoding zinc finger FYVE domain-containing protein 1-like isoform X2: MVSLDIYKVDDDPKDERAMSFLLMDEKENLQLESGEDFCKKLGVAADAKIKVVSVFGNTGDGKSHTLNHAFFNGHEIFKTSAEQSSCTMGIWAAFNPNNNVICLDTEGLLGETGNKYRQTRMLLKVLAISDIIVYRTRSERLRTDMYEFLGMASKAFTKYFSTALHKLALSSSPQSLGPAVIIFHETLNTEVLKEDDEGRKEEDIIRERFGRSKLELTAYSSLRYVGIKTSQPPTNFDSLRNALICELRNTTVRSPRQPTLVFEALNALNAKFNGELSSASNHIFPEQYFTCMTKCKSCKIRCQLSMGHLDYKEDHKCASTCKYQHQFENKVYLCNKCYVNGRQVVVDIKTQTNNDSSWLGLAKYAWSGSVIECPYCGEIYRSRQHWYGNKPPEQTSVRPEIVHIWSDGGLQTRGPTHSAQLVLDSVTYITDTLASFGEQPTKSIKSWMTDKIRPTYWRPDSEIIHCKSCICNFERLELKKHHCRNCGEGFCNACSKHKMPVIGRGWDYPVRVCNGCRDELMKLQRSNGTTEIVNPRVTSCNTEPDTTSSAGSNINNNNNNGATTGDAEADVIARKLAEAVCNTFSKIGAVVEYPKDFIKESARPSYWVPDSEAPHCHSCKLVFGCPEELNGKQTVQQRSVTGNTTPASPQSPSQSSFLAIDRRRHHCRACGNAVCAECSKHQRPVPERGWLNEVRVCDKCFSNSN; the protein is encoded by the exons ATGGTTTCGCTCGATATTTATAAGGTTGATGATGACCCAAAGGATGAACGTGCCATGAGTTTCCTGCTAATGGACGAAAAGGAGAACTTGCAGCTCGAATCTGGAGAAGATTTCTGCAAAAAGTTGGGTGTGGCAGCAGATGCCAAAATCAAGGTAGTCTCTGTTTTCGGAAACACCGGCGATGGCAAAAGTCACACACTTAATCATGCCTTTTTTAACGGACATGAAATTTTCAAGACTTCAGCCGAACAAAGTAGCTGCACAATGGGAATTTGGGCTGCGTTTAATCCGAATAACAACGTAATCTGCCTAGATACTGAGGGGTTATTGGGTGAAACGGGCAACAAGTACCGACAAACGAGAATGTTACTGAAGGTTCTAGCCATATCGGATATTATTGTTTATCGGACGCGATCGGAGCGACTCCGAACGGATATGTACGAATTTTTAGGAATGGCTTCGAAAGCGTTCACCAAATACTTTTCAACTGCCCTACATAAGCTGGCCCTATCCAGTTCCCCGCAATCGCTTGGACCTGCGGTTATAATATTCCATGAAACGCTCAATACCGAAGTTTTAAAGGAAGACGACGAGGGTAGAAAAGAAGAGGACATTATTAGGGAACGATTTGGTAGGTCAAAGCTCGAGTTGACGGCATACAGCTCACTGCGGTATGTCGGGATCAAAACAAGTCAGCCACCGACGAATTTCGATTCGCTTAGGAATGCACTGATATGTGAGCTGAGAAACACAACCGTACGTTCCCCCAGGCAGCCTACGCTCGTGTTCGAGGCACTCAACGCATTGAATGCAAAGTTTAACGGAGAACTGTCATCTGCTTCGAACCACATCTTCCCGGAGCAGTATTTCACTTGCATGACGAAATGTAAAAGCTGCAAAATTCGCTGCCAGCTATCGATGGGTCACCTCGACTACAAGGAGGACCACAAATGTGCTAGCACGTGTAAATACCAGCACCAGTTCGAGAACAAAGTCTACCTGTGCAATAAGTGCTACGTGAACGGCCGACAGGTGGTTGTCGATATCAAAACTCAAACTAACAACGATTCCTCCTGGTTGGGGCTTGCCAAGTACGCCTGGAGTGGATCGGTTATTGAGTGTCCGTACTGTGGGGAGATTTATCGCTCCCGGCAGCACTGGTACGGAAACAAGCCACCGGAGCAAACGTCGGTCAG ACCCGAAATCGTGCATATCTGGAGTGATGGTGGACTACAGACCCGCGGTCCGACTCATTCGGCTCAACTAGTCTTGGACAGCGTTACCTATATCACCGATACATTGGCTAGCTTCGGCGAACAGCCCACAAAATCGATCAAATCCTGGATGACGGATAAAATTCGCCCCACCTACTGGCGACCAGACAGTGAAATTATT CACTGCAAGAGTTGCATCTGCAACTTCGAACGGCTCGAGCTGAAGAAGCATCACTGCCGCAACTGTGGAGAGGGATTCTGCAACGCATGTTCTAAGCACAAAATGCCTGTTATTGGGCGCGGCTGGGACTATCCAGTACGGGTTTGCAATGGTTGCCGGGATGAGCTAATGAAGTTACAACGGTCCAACGGAACGACAGAGATCGTCAACCCTCGAG TCACTAGCTGCAATACTGAACCGGATACGACATCTTCTGCAGGCAgtaacatcaacaacaacaacaacaacggtgCCACTACGGGAGATGCTGAGGCCGATGTGATTGCGCGAAAGTTGGCCGAAGCGGTCTGCAATACGTTTAGCAAAATCGGTGCAGTTGTGGAGTATCCAAAAG ATTTCATCAAAGAATCCGCACGGCCCTCGTATTGGGTTCCAGACTCCGAAGCTCCCCACTGCCACTCATGCAAGTTGGTGTTCGGCTGCCCAGAGGAACTCAATGGCAAGCAAACCGTTCAGCAGCGGAGTGTGACCGGTAACACAACCCCGGCATCCCCACAGTCGCCCTCACAGTCCTCCTTTCTCGCCATCGACCGACGGAGACATCACTGCCGAGCCTGCGGGAATGCCGTTTGTGCCGAATGTTCAAAACACCAGCGACCCGTGCCTGAGCGTGGGTGGCTGAACGAGGTGCGTGTTTGCGACAAATGTTTTTCCAACAGTaattag